A window of Candidatus Obscuribacterales bacterium genomic DNA:
TGTGACTTCAATCTTTAAGCTGACACAGCCTACCGTTTCCTCCCTGCCTGTTCTGGCGAATCTTCCCCATAGTGGCCTTCTCGTCCCGGAAGCGATTCGACGGCAGTTCACAGCATCCCATCAAGCTTTTCTCCCTAACCAAGACTGGCACCTAGATCAGCTCTACGACTTTTTGCCAAGGTTGGGTATCACGATGCTGCAAGCGACCCATAGCCGCTATGTGGTGGATCTTAATCGATTGCTGAAGCCTCCCTACTTTGGCAATTTCTGGAGCGCGGTCGTGGCAGAGAAGACTGCCTTCAATCAGCCTCTGTACGAGATCCTGCCTTCACCCAAGGACGTTGAGCAACGGCTAGAGGAC
This region includes:
- a CDS encoding N-formylglutamate amidohydrolase; the protein is MTSIFKLTQPTVSSLPVLANLPHSGLLVPEAIRRQFTASHQAFLPNQDWHLDQLYDFLPRLGITMLQATHSRYVVDLNRLLKPPYFGNFWSAVVAEKTAFNQPLYEILPSPKDVEQRLEDYYRPAIPLIGACDRQRRPQVLSASSRSKICCKAAFRI